The following coding sequences are from one Streptomyces sp. NBC_01294 window:
- a CDS encoding TrmH family RNA methyltransferase, producing MSEDQDPEAVARHWREAAVRADLVLLDGFHALKHALRFGADVRMVIAEDPAAVRALAAELAPDVEPDVARLVRRATLREVMPRVHPTGVAALAVRPDRAAGLAALGRMPRPAPVVVLDNPRNLGNVGAVVRLAAGFGATGVVTRGDLDPWHPNVVRAGAGLHYATTVARLTLDELPPGPLYALDPEGEDIRALTLPDDALLAFGSERHGISPELRARADHLVSLPMRPQVSSYNLATSVAMTLFHWGGPPAGEQGGEDA from the coding sequence ATGAGTGAGGATCAGGATCCCGAAGCGGTCGCGCGGCACTGGCGGGAGGCCGCCGTGCGGGCGGATCTCGTCCTGCTCGACGGGTTCCACGCGCTGAAGCACGCCCTGCGCTTCGGGGCCGACGTGCGGATGGTCATCGCCGAGGACCCCGCCGCCGTACGGGCCCTCGCCGCCGAGCTGGCCCCGGACGTCGAGCCCGACGTGGCCCGGCTGGTGCGGCGGGCCACGCTCAGGGAGGTCATGCCCCGCGTGCACCCCACCGGCGTCGCGGCCCTCGCGGTACGCCCCGACCGGGCGGCCGGCCTCGCCGCGCTCGGGCGGATGCCCAGGCCCGCGCCCGTCGTCGTGCTCGACAACCCGCGCAACCTCGGCAACGTCGGCGCCGTCGTCCGCCTCGCCGCCGGCTTCGGCGCCACCGGCGTGGTGACCCGCGGCGACCTCGACCCCTGGCACCCGAACGTGGTCCGGGCCGGGGCCGGGCTGCACTACGCCACCACCGTCGCGCGCCTCACCCTGGACGAGCTGCCGCCCGGGCCGCTCTACGCCCTCGACCCGGAGGGCGAGGACATCCGCGCCCTCACCCTCCCGGACGACGCCCTGCTCGCCTTCGGCTCGGAACGCCACGGGATCTCACCGGAGCTGCGCGCCCGGGCCGACCACCTCGTCTCCCTGCCGATGCGTCCGCAGGTCTCCAGCTACAACCTCGCCACCAGCGTGGCCATGACCCTCTTCCACTGGGGCGGCCCGCCGGCCGGCGAGCAGGGCGGCGAGGACGCCTAG
- a CDS encoding TetR/AcrR family transcriptional regulator, whose protein sequence is MTTAKRDTYTPETLLSVAVQVFNERGYDGTSMEHLSKAAGISKSSIYHHVAGKEELLRRAVSRALDELFAVLEEPGAVRGRAVERVEYVTRRTVEVLLSELPYVTLLLRVRGNTLTERWALERRREFDHQVADLLKAAAADGDLRADVDIRLATRLLFGMVNSLVEWYRPHSGTGPDQLADAVVHMAFDGLRTVR, encoded by the coding sequence GTGACCACGGCCAAGCGGGACACGTACACCCCCGAGACGCTGCTGTCCGTCGCCGTCCAGGTCTTCAACGAGCGCGGCTACGACGGCACCTCGATGGAGCACCTGTCCAAGGCCGCGGGCATCTCGAAGTCCTCGATCTACCACCACGTCGCGGGCAAGGAAGAGCTGCTGCGGCGGGCCGTCAGCCGCGCCCTCGACGAGCTCTTCGCGGTCCTGGAGGAGCCCGGCGCGGTACGGGGCCGGGCGGTCGAGCGCGTCGAGTACGTCACGCGCCGCACGGTCGAGGTGCTGCTCTCCGAGCTGCCGTACGTGACGCTGCTGCTGCGCGTCCGCGGCAACACCCTGACCGAGCGCTGGGCTCTGGAACGCCGCCGCGAGTTCGACCACCAGGTCGCCGACCTGCTCAAGGCCGCCGCGGCGGACGGCGACCTCCGGGCGGACGTGGACATCCGGCTGGCCACCCGCCTGCTCTTCGGCATGGTGAACTCCCTGGTCGAGTGGTACCGCCCGCACTCGGGGACGGGCCCCGACCAGCTCGCGGACGCGGTCGTCCACATGGCCTTCGACGGCCTGCGCACGGTCCGCTGA
- a CDS encoding MerR family transcriptional regulator has protein sequence MRIGELGRRTGVSVPTIKYYVREGLLPPGELTSPNQASYGEAHERRLRLIRALLEVGGLSLSAIGEVLDAVDDKERPVHKVLGAAADRLVPGHASEPDAETDLARDKVARLIGARGWRVSADAPAAEALTVALAALARVGHAGFGTGVLDEYAEAAERVARADLDHVMRQVAREDLVESVVVGTVLGDAMFAALRRLAQVDASARTFGSEAAG, from the coding sequence ATGCGCATCGGGGAATTGGGCCGCCGGACCGGGGTCTCGGTACCGACGATCAAGTACTACGTACGGGAGGGCCTGCTCCCGCCCGGCGAGCTGACCAGCCCCAACCAGGCCAGCTACGGAGAGGCCCACGAGCGGCGGCTGCGGCTCATCCGGGCCCTGCTGGAGGTGGGCGGTCTCTCCCTCTCCGCCATCGGCGAGGTCCTCGACGCCGTCGACGACAAGGAGCGGCCGGTGCACAAGGTGCTGGGCGCGGCGGCCGACCGGCTCGTGCCGGGGCACGCCTCGGAGCCGGACGCGGAGACGGACCTGGCCCGGGACAAGGTGGCGCGGCTGATCGGGGCGCGGGGCTGGCGGGTGTCGGCCGACGCCCCGGCGGCGGAGGCCCTCACGGTGGCGCTGGCGGCGCTGGCCCGCGTGGGGCACGCGGGCTTCGGCACCGGGGTGCTCGACGAGTACGCCGAGGCGGCCGAGCGGGTGGCCCGCGCGGATCTCGACCACGTCATGCGCCAGGTGGCACGCGAGGACCTGGTCGAGTCCGTCGTGGTCGGGACGGTCCTGGGCGACGCCATGTTCGCGGCGTTGCGCAGGCTGGCCCAGGTGGACGCCTCCGCCCGCACCTTCGGAAGCGAGGCAGCGGGGTAG
- a CDS encoding HTTM domain-containing protein yields MRRAREAVGRAAAQVTGQALGPYQSAVVRIGFAGTWLFFLLREFPHRAELYGPDGPWSWALAERLTASNGAFTVLMWSDSTLWFEIVYALSVLASVGLMLGWRTRATSVVFMIGVLSLQNRSVFMGDGGDNVIHLMAIYLVLTRCAQVWSLDARRVRTHGSATAGAGGPVLWAVLGAVFAYGAATGRFSYGWLAGFAAVWVVCALWWLVDRYEPEGEGRAVLDVLANLLHNAGMLVIMAEVCLIYATAGWYKIQGSRWQDGTALYYPLGLDYFTPWPGLSALVAGSGTLVMLLTYGTVAVQVAFPFTLFNRRIKNVLLAVMMLEHAGIAVLLGLPFFSLAMIAADAVFLPTGFLVWVGVRCAVLRARRAAADSPADPVPLDAEPSPVPR; encoded by the coding sequence GTGAGGCGCGCCCGCGAAGCCGTGGGCCGGGCGGCCGCGCAGGTCACCGGGCAGGCGCTGGGCCCGTACCAGAGCGCCGTGGTGCGCATCGGCTTCGCCGGTACCTGGCTCTTCTTCCTGCTGCGCGAGTTCCCGCACCGCGCCGAGCTGTACGGGCCGGACGGGCCGTGGAGCTGGGCCCTGGCGGAGCGGCTGACCGCCTCCAACGGGGCCTTCACGGTGCTGATGTGGTCCGACTCGACGCTCTGGTTCGAGATCGTCTACGCGCTGTCCGTGCTGGCGAGCGTGGGGCTCATGCTGGGCTGGCGGACGCGGGCCACGTCCGTGGTGTTCATGATCGGGGTGCTGTCGCTGCAGAACCGCAGCGTGTTCATGGGCGACGGCGGCGACAACGTCATCCACCTGATGGCGATCTACCTGGTGCTGACCCGCTGCGCGCAGGTGTGGTCGCTGGACGCGCGCAGGGTCCGTACGCACGGCTCGGCGACGGCGGGGGCGGGCGGGCCGGTGCTGTGGGCCGTGCTGGGGGCGGTGTTCGCGTACGGGGCCGCGACCGGGCGGTTCAGCTACGGCTGGCTGGCGGGGTTCGCGGCGGTGTGGGTGGTCTGCGCGCTGTGGTGGCTGGTCGACCGCTACGAGCCGGAGGGCGAGGGGCGGGCGGTCCTGGACGTCCTCGCCAACCTGCTGCACAACGCGGGGATGCTGGTGATCATGGCGGAGGTCTGCCTGATCTACGCGACGGCGGGCTGGTACAAGATCCAGGGGTCGCGGTGGCAGGACGGGACGGCGCTGTACTACCCCCTGGGGCTGGACTACTTCACCCCGTGGCCGGGGCTGTCCGCGCTGGTGGCGGGGAGCGGGACGCTGGTGATGCTGCTGACGTACGGGACGGTGGCGGTGCAGGTGGCGTTTCCGTTCACGCTGTTCAACCGGCGGATCAAGAACGTGCTGCTGGCCGTGATGATGCTGGAGCACGCGGGGATCGCGGTGCTGCTGGGCCTGCCGTTCTTCTCCTTGGCGATGATCGCCGCCGACGCGGTGTTCCTGCCGACGGGGTTCCTGGTGTGGGTGGGCGTGCGGTGCGCTGTGCTGCGGGCTCGGCGGGCCGCGGCGGATTCCCCCGCGGACCCCGTCCCGCTGGACGCGGAGCCGAGCCCCGTCCCCCGCTGA
- a CDS encoding DUF5819 family protein has product MDSNEQEPAEGAAPPPPRAPGIAGLSTPYRVVTALALGAIAVAACAHLAFVFLHVAPSNTVSKRHAKTIDDWIYPEFEQNWKLFAPNPLQQNIAVEVRAEVRTAGGELITTDWRNLSAEDGEAIRHSLLPSHTEQNELRRAWDFFTGSHDEDNKPNGERGELSEEYLRRIAVDRLTPEHRGGHILRIQLRSATTAVPAPKWSTETTDTQTYYRELPWWTV; this is encoded by the coding sequence ATGGATTCGAACGAGCAGGAGCCCGCCGAAGGGGCCGCTCCGCCACCCCCGCGGGCACCCGGAATCGCCGGCCTCTCCACCCCCTACCGGGTCGTGACCGCGCTGGCCCTGGGGGCCATAGCCGTGGCCGCGTGCGCGCACCTCGCGTTCGTGTTCCTGCACGTGGCCCCGTCCAACACGGTGAGCAAGCGGCACGCGAAGACGATCGACGACTGGATCTACCCCGAGTTCGAACAGAACTGGAAGCTCTTCGCACCCAACCCGCTCCAGCAGAACATCGCGGTCGAGGTGCGCGCGGAGGTGCGGACGGCCGGCGGCGAACTGATCACCACCGACTGGCGGAACCTGAGCGCCGAGGACGGCGAGGCCATCCGCCACAGCCTGCTGCCGAGCCACACGGAGCAGAACGAGCTCCGCCGGGCCTGGGACTTCTTCACCGGCTCCCACGACGAGGACAACAAGCCGAACGGCGAGCGCGGCGAGCTGTCCGAGGAGTACCTGCGGCGGATCGCGGTCGACCGGCTCACGCCGGAGCACCGGGGCGGCCACATCCTGCGGATCCAGCTGCGCTCGGCGACGACGGCGGTGCCCGCGCCGAAGTGGAGCACCGAGACCACCGACACCCAGACCTACTACCGGGAGCTGCCGTGGTGGACGGTGTGA
- a CDS encoding Lrp/AsnC family transcriptional regulator, translating into MPDEQMAGAGSVPAPPGGAPGSSASPPVAPRPLDPIDRSIMRLLQADGRASIRSVAEQVHVSRANAYARINRLIDDGVIRGFTARVNHERAGQGASAYITLKIVQNSWRTVREQLRELPGAAHIALVSGDFDVLLLVHTPDNRTLRELVLTRLQAIPEVLSTRTLLVFEETDLLDTGPGGPGPGGAPAIAEE; encoded by the coding sequence ATGCCGGATGAACAAATGGCCGGAGCGGGTTCCGTACCGGCACCACCGGGTGGCGCACCCGGCTCCTCCGCAAGCCCTCCTGTGGCACCGCGCCCCCTGGACCCGATCGACCGGTCGATCATGCGGCTGCTCCAGGCGGACGGCCGTGCGTCGATACGGTCGGTGGCGGAGCAGGTGCACGTCTCGCGGGCGAACGCCTACGCCCGCATCAACCGGCTCATCGACGACGGGGTGATCCGCGGCTTCACGGCCCGCGTCAACCACGAACGCGCAGGCCAGGGCGCATCCGCCTATATCACCCTGAAGATCGTCCAGAATTCCTGGCGCACGGTCCGCGAGCAGCTCCGCGAGCTCCCGGGCGCCGCGCACATCGCCCTGGTCAGCGGGGATTTCGACGTGCTGCTCCTCGTGCACACCCCGGACAACCGGACCCTGCGCGAACTGGTCCTCACGCGCCTCCAGGCCATCCCGGAGGTCCTCTCGACGCGCACCCTGCTGGTCTTCGAGGAGACGGACCTGCTGGACACGGGGCCGGGCGGGCCGGGCCCGGGCGGGGCCCCGGCGATCGCCGAGGAGTAG
- the paaA gene encoding 1,2-phenylacetyl-CoA epoxidase subunit PaaA, with amino-acid sequence MVAVTPETGPDTALGTDGTDGTGMTADLGAQLAAAFDAAVAADERVEPRDWMPDEYRASLVRQMAQHAHSEIIGMQPEANWITRAPSLRRKAILMAKVQDEAGHGLYLYSAAETLGTSRDELLDKLHSGKQKYSSIFNYPTLTWADVGAIGWLVDGAAITNQVPICRCSYGPYARAMVRICKEESFHQRQGYELLLALSQGTEAQHAMAQDAVDRWWWPSLMMFGPPDDASAHSAQSMAWRIKRHSNDELRQRFVDIAVPQAESLGLTLPDPDLKWNEERGHHDFGAIDWAEFWDVLKGNGPCNEQRISQRRTAHEEGAWVRDAAAAYADKQAAQQAAKHAGQNEEARV; translated from the coding sequence ATGGTGGCAGTGACCCCGGAAACGGGACCGGACACGGCCCTGGGGACAGACGGGACGGACGGGACAGGCATGACTGCTGACCTGGGCGCACAGCTCGCGGCGGCATTCGACGCGGCGGTGGCGGCCGACGAGCGGGTGGAGCCGCGCGACTGGATGCCGGACGAATACCGGGCCTCCCTGGTCCGCCAGATGGCCCAGCACGCCCACTCCGAGATCATCGGCATGCAGCCCGAGGCCAACTGGATCACCCGCGCGCCCTCGCTGCGCCGCAAGGCCATCCTGATGGCCAAGGTCCAGGACGAGGCGGGCCACGGGCTGTACCTCTACAGCGCGGCCGAGACCCTCGGAACCAGCCGTGACGAGCTGCTCGACAAGCTCCACTCGGGCAAGCAGAAGTACTCCTCGATCTTCAACTACCCCACCCTGACCTGGGCGGACGTCGGCGCGATCGGCTGGCTCGTGGACGGCGCGGCGATCACCAACCAGGTGCCGATCTGCCGCTGCTCCTACGGTCCGTACGCGCGCGCCATGGTCCGCATCTGCAAGGAGGAGTCCTTCCACCAGCGCCAGGGGTACGAGCTGCTCCTCGCCCTCTCGCAGGGCACCGAGGCCCAGCACGCGATGGCCCAGGACGCGGTGGACCGGTGGTGGTGGCCGTCGCTGATGATGTTCGGCCCGCCGGACGACGCGTCGGCGCACTCGGCGCAGTCGATGGCCTGGCGCATCAAGCGGCACTCGAACGACGAGCTGCGCCAGCGGTTCGTGGACATCGCCGTCCCGCAGGCCGAATCCCTCGGCCTGACCCTGCCCGACCCGGACCTGAAGTGGAACGAGGAGCGCGGGCACCACGACTTCGGCGCCATCGACTGGGCGGAGTTCTGGGACGTGCTCAAGGGCAACGGCCCCTGCAACGAGCAGCGGATCAGCCAGCGGCGCACGGCGCACGAGGAAGGCGCCTGGGTGCGCGACGCGGCCGCGGCGTATGCGGACAAGCAGGCGGCACAGCAAGCGGCGAAGCACGCCGGACAGAACGAGGAGGCACGGGTATGA
- the paaN gene encoding phenylacetic acid degradation protein PaaN produces MAAELTVPQLSAKHRPTLDQALSAIRSRAYWSPHPEHPKAYGETAPADGLAAFEAVRGTRLDLGQPGTDGWTGAEVSPYGPELGVEYPHVDPDVLLPAMKAGMGAWRDAGPEARALVCIEILARISARTHEFAHAVMHTSGQAFMMAFQAGGPHAQDRGLEAVAYAYEEQTRVPGQADWSKPQGKKDPLNLGKSFTAVPRGIALMIGCNTFPTWNGYPGLFASLATGNAVLVKPHPRAVLPLALTVQVAREVLAEAGFDPNLVALAVERPGEGIAKALAVRPEIKLIDYTGSTEFGDWLETNARQAQVYTEKAGVNTVVLDSTDNYKGMLANLAFSLSLYSGQMCTTPQNLLIPRDGIATDAGPKTYDEVVADLAASVGGLLGDDARANALLGALVNPDVKARLEAAAGLGEVALASREVVNPEFPDAVVRTPVLVKLDAAKPDPEAPYLSECFGPVSFAVAVDTTADALDLLRRTVREKGAMTVGAYTTSADTERAIEEVCLEESAQLSLNLTGGVYVNQTAAFSDFHGSGGNPAANAALCDGAFVANRFRVVEVRRQA; encoded by the coding sequence ATGGCCGCCGAGCTCACCGTCCCCCAGCTGTCCGCCAAGCACCGGCCCACCCTGGACCAGGCCTTGTCGGCGATCCGCAGTCGTGCCTACTGGTCCCCGCACCCCGAGCACCCCAAGGCGTACGGCGAGACCGCGCCGGCCGACGGGCTCGCCGCTTTCGAGGCCGTCCGCGGCACGCGGCTGGACCTGGGGCAGCCCGGCACCGACGGCTGGACGGGCGCCGAGGTGTCCCCGTACGGCCCGGAGCTGGGTGTCGAGTACCCGCACGTGGACCCGGACGTGCTGCTGCCCGCGATGAAGGCCGGCATGGGTGCCTGGCGCGACGCGGGCCCCGAGGCGCGCGCCCTGGTCTGTATCGAGATCCTGGCCCGCATCTCCGCCCGGACCCACGAGTTCGCGCACGCGGTCATGCACACCAGCGGCCAGGCCTTCATGATGGCGTTCCAGGCGGGCGGCCCGCACGCGCAGGACCGCGGCCTGGAGGCGGTGGCCTACGCGTACGAGGAGCAGACCCGGGTCCCGGGGCAGGCCGACTGGTCGAAGCCGCAGGGCAAGAAGGACCCGCTGAATCTCGGCAAGAGCTTCACGGCGGTCCCGCGCGGCATCGCCCTCATGATCGGCTGCAACACCTTCCCGACGTGGAACGGCTACCCCGGCCTGTTCGCCTCCCTCGCCACCGGCAACGCGGTGCTGGTCAAGCCGCACCCGCGGGCCGTGCTGCCACTCGCGCTGACCGTCCAGGTGGCGCGCGAGGTCCTCGCCGAGGCGGGCTTCGACCCGAACCTGGTGGCGCTCGCGGTGGAGCGTCCGGGCGAGGGCATCGCCAAGGCCCTCGCGGTCCGCCCCGAGATCAAGCTGATCGACTACACCGGGTCCACGGAGTTCGGCGACTGGCTGGAGACCAACGCCCGCCAGGCGCAGGTCTACACGGAGAAGGCCGGCGTCAACACCGTCGTCCTCGACTCCACCGACAACTACAAGGGCATGCTGGCGAACCTCGCGTTCTCCCTCTCCCTGTACAGCGGCCAGATGTGCACCACCCCGCAGAACCTGCTGATCCCGCGCGACGGCATCGCGACGGACGCCGGCCCCAAGACGTACGACGAGGTCGTCGCCGACCTCGCCGCCTCGGTCGGCGGCCTGCTGGGCGACGACGCCCGGGCCAACGCGCTGCTCGGCGCGCTGGTCAACCCGGACGTCAAGGCGCGCCTGGAGGCGGCGGCCGGACTGGGCGAGGTCGCGCTGGCCTCCCGGGAGGTCGTGAACCCCGAATTCCCGGACGCGGTGGTCCGCACCCCCGTCCTGGTCAAGCTGGACGCGGCCAAGCCGGACCCGGAGGCGCCCTACCTCTCGGAGTGCTTCGGCCCGGTCTCCTTCGCGGTGGCCGTGGACACCACCGCCGACGCCCTCGACCTGCTGCGCCGCACGGTGCGGGAGAAGGGCGCCATGACGGTGGGCGCGTACACGACGTCCGCGGACACCGAGCGGGCGATCGAGGAGGTCTGCCTGGAGGAGTCCGCGCAGCTCTCCCTGAACCTGACCGGCGGGGTCTACGTCAACCAGACCGCGGCGTTCTCGGACTTCCACGGCTCGGGCGGCAACCCCGCGGCCAACGCGGCGCTGTGCGACGGAGCCTTCGTCGCGAACCGCTTCCGCGTGGTGGAGGTCCGCCGCCAGGCCTGA
- a CDS encoding 3-hydroxyacyl-CoA dehydrogenase: protein MTAIERSRTVAVVGAGTMGQGIAQVALLAGHRVLIYDINAALAADGVGFVQDRVERMAAKGRLDRAEAEDAIDRIGAAGDLAALAGASLVIEAVVENVTVKQALFAALEEVVEPDALLATNTSSLSVTELAAGLAHPGRFLGLHFFNPAPLLPLVEVVSGSATDPAAAERAYRTVLGWGKTPVRCADTPGFIVNRIARPFYAEAFAVYEEQGADPATIDAVLRESGGFKMGPFQLTDLIGQDVNEAVTRSVWESFFRSPKFTPSLAQRRLVQSGRLGRKSGHGWFPYGPQAVAAQPHTAGPEEAPAKVTVVGDLGPAADLADLLEEAGIAVTATEHGGPYIQLPGEGQLVLADGKTSVEFTDVVYFDLALDYRGATRIALSAGEDTSERTLAEAIGLFQKLGKQVSVIGDVPGMIVARTVAMLIDLTADAVARGVASAEDIDTAMRLGVNYPVGPAEWHDRLGRDWAYDLLHHLDERCPGGRYAPSLALFKLGYAAGDEEGEQ from the coding sequence ATGACAGCAATCGAACGGTCCCGCACTGTGGCGGTCGTCGGCGCGGGCACCATGGGCCAAGGCATTGCCCAGGTCGCCCTTCTCGCAGGTCACCGCGTGCTGATCTACGACATCAACGCCGCCCTCGCCGCCGACGGCGTCGGTTTCGTGCAGGACCGCGTCGAGCGGATGGCCGCCAAGGGCCGCCTCGACCGGGCCGAGGCCGAGGACGCGATCGACCGGATCGGTGCGGCGGGCGACCTCGCGGCCCTCGCAGGGGCCTCCCTGGTCATCGAGGCGGTGGTCGAGAACGTCACCGTGAAGCAGGCGCTCTTCGCCGCGCTCGAAGAGGTGGTGGAGCCGGACGCGCTGCTGGCCACCAACACCTCCTCCCTCTCCGTCACCGAGCTGGCCGCCGGGCTCGCGCACCCCGGCCGCTTCCTCGGCCTGCACTTCTTCAACCCGGCCCCGCTGCTCCCGCTCGTCGAGGTGGTCAGCGGTTCCGCGACCGACCCGGCCGCCGCCGAGCGCGCGTACCGCACCGTCCTCGGCTGGGGGAAGACGCCGGTCCGCTGCGCCGACACCCCCGGTTTCATCGTCAACCGGATCGCCCGCCCCTTCTACGCCGAGGCCTTCGCGGTGTACGAGGAGCAGGGCGCCGACCCGGCCACCATCGACGCCGTGCTCCGCGAGAGCGGCGGCTTCAAGATGGGCCCGTTCCAGCTGACCGACCTGATCGGCCAGGACGTCAACGAGGCTGTGACCCGCTCCGTGTGGGAGTCCTTCTTCCGCAGTCCCAAGTTCACCCCCTCCCTCGCGCAGCGCCGGCTGGTCCAGTCCGGCCGCCTCGGCCGCAAGTCGGGGCACGGCTGGTTCCCGTACGGCCCGCAGGCCGTGGCCGCGCAGCCGCACACCGCCGGACCCGAGGAGGCCCCGGCCAAGGTCACCGTCGTCGGCGACCTCGGACCGGCGGCGGACCTGGCCGACCTGCTGGAGGAGGCCGGGATCGCGGTCACGGCCACCGAGCACGGGGGCCCGTACATCCAGCTGCCCGGCGAGGGCCAGCTGGTCCTCGCGGACGGGAAGACCTCCGTCGAGTTCACGGACGTCGTGTACTTCGACCTCGCGCTCGACTACCGCGGCGCCACCCGGATCGCGCTCTCGGCGGGCGAGGACACCAGCGAGCGGACCCTCGCCGAGGCGATCGGCCTCTTCCAGAAGCTGGGCAAGCAGGTCTCCGTCATCGGCGACGTCCCCGGCATGATCGTCGCGCGGACCGTCGCGATGCTGATCGACCTCACGGCCGACGCCGTCGCCCGCGGCGTGGCCTCCGCCGAGGACATCGACACGGCCATGCGGCTCGGCGTCAACTACCCGGTGGGACCGGCCGAATGGCACGACCGGCTCGGCCGGGACTGGGCCTACGACCTGCTGCACCACCTCGACGAGCGCTGCCCCGGCGGCCGGTACGCGCCCTCGCTGGCGCTGTTCAAGCTGGGCTACGCCGCCGGCGACGAGGAGGGGGAGCAGTGA